A DNA window from Staphylococcus warneri contains the following coding sequences:
- a CDS encoding GIY-YIG nuclease family protein, producing MDKHFVYIVKCKDGSLYTGYAKDIKARVAKHNEGKGAKYTKIRRPVELVYQETYSTKSEALKREYEIKTFTRQKKLKLIKEG from the coding sequence ATGGATAAACATTTTGTGTATATCGTAAAATGTAAAGATGGAAGTCTTTATACAGGTTATGCCAAAGATATAAAAGCACGTGTGGCGAAACATAATGAAGGAAAAGGTGCTAAATATACAAAAATAAGACGTCCGGTAGAGTTAGTTTATCAAGAAACGTATTCTACTAAGTCAGAAGCATTGAAACGAGAGTATGAAATTAAGACCTTTACACGGCAAAAGAAATTAAAATTAATTAAAGAGGGATAG
- a CDS encoding ATP-binding protein, translating into MDEQQQLANAYASNKLSHAYLFEGDDAQSMQKVAINFAKLILCNNDEQCEAKVNTLNHPDFMYVSSEESTIKKEKVEQLVHHMNQLPIEGNYKVYIVEDFEKLTVQGENSILKFLEEPPQNTIAILLSTKPEQILDTIHSRCQHVYFKPIDKGQFINHLVDESLTRPVAEMLSTYTTQVETALSLNEEYDLTSLRKTIIRWCELLLTNRSMALIGIIDLLKQAKNRKLQLLTLSAVNGFFEDIMHAKVEENSEYIYSDLSVEIEKYAKHLTYNQLILMYDQLTEAHKKLNQNVNPTLVFEQIVIKGVR; encoded by the coding sequence ATGGATGAACAACAACAATTAGCTAATGCTTATGCGTCTAATAAATTGTCACATGCTTATCTTTTTGAGGGTGATGATGCACAATCAATGCAAAAGGTCGCTATTAATTTTGCTAAACTCATCTTATGTAACAATGATGAACAATGTGAAGCTAAAGTAAATACGTTGAATCATCCTGATTTTATGTATGTCTCTAGTGAAGAAAGTACAATAAAAAAAGAAAAGGTTGAACAACTCGTTCATCATATGAATCAACTACCGATAGAAGGTAATTATAAGGTATATATTGTAGAAGATTTTGAAAAATTAACTGTTCAAGGTGAAAATAGTATATTAAAATTCTTAGAGGAACCACCTCAAAATACGATAGCAATTTTATTATCAACTAAACCAGAACAGATTTTAGACACCATACATTCAAGATGTCAACATGTCTATTTTAAACCTATTGATAAAGGTCAGTTCATCAATCATTTAGTTGATGAGTCTTTGACACGTCCTGTAGCGGAAATGCTAAGTACATATACAACGCAAGTAGAGACTGCATTATCATTAAATGAAGAATATGACCTTACTAGTTTGAGAAAGACAATTATAAGATGGTGTGAGTTGTTATTGACAAATCGTTCGATGGCATTAATTGGGATTATCGATTTGTTAAAACAGGCGAAAAATCGTAAATTACAGTTGTTAACATTATCGGCCGTGAATGGATTTTTTGAGGATATCATGCACGCAAAAGTAGAAGAAAATAGTGAATATATATATAGTGATTTGAGTGTTGAGATAGAAAAGTATGCAAAGCATTTAACATATAACCAACTTATATTGATGTATGATCAATTGACAGAGGCACATAAAAAGTTAAATCAAAATGTAAACCCAACACTTGTATTCGAACAAATAGTGATTAAAGGTGTGAGATAG
- the yabA gene encoding DNA replication initiation control protein YabA has protein sequence MNRNELFEKLMRLETNMNQLNQDMLDLKDLAVALVEENVALQVENDNLKQLMDKSESSNSETVNPHHMKHVKKPLPSKDNLAMLYKEGFHICKGELFGKHRQGEDCLLCLNVLSD, from the coding sequence TTGAATCGTAATGAGTTATTTGAAAAATTAATGCGCTTAGAAACTAACATGAACCAGCTTAATCAAGATATGTTAGATTTAAAAGATTTAGCTGTAGCATTGGTTGAAGAAAATGTAGCGCTTCAAGTAGAAAATGATAATTTAAAACAATTAATGGATAAGAGCGAAAGTTCAAATTCTGAAACTGTAAACCCACACCATATGAAACATGTGAAGAAGCCACTGCCTAGTAAAGATAACTTAGCAATGTTATATAAAGAAGGATTTCATATTTGCAAAGGTGAGTTATTTGGCAAACATAGACAAGGTGAAGATTGTTTACTTTGTTTAAATGTATTAAGTGATTGA
- the rsmI gene encoding 16S rRNA (cytidine(1402)-2'-O)-methyltransferase: MTTLFLVGTPIGNLADITYRAIDTLQQVDLIACEDTRVTRKLCNHYDIKTPLKSYHEHNKDQQTDYMIEQLLSGIDIALVSDAGLPLISDPGYELVVEARQHDIKVETIPGPNAGLTALMASGLPSYTYTFLGFLPRKDKEKQNVLSERMFQSSTLIIYESPHRVTDTLKVIDKIDSQRRVSLGRELTKKFEQIVTADVNTLLTMLQNSEIPLKGEFVILIEGAEAEISTTWFDDMSIEEHVDYYIKEKNIKPKAAIKMVAEDRQSRTSEIYNIYHQVD; encoded by the coding sequence ATGACTACATTATTTTTAGTAGGAACACCGATCGGCAATTTAGCTGATATTACATATCGTGCTATAGATACACTTCAACAAGTAGATCTAATCGCATGTGAAGATACACGTGTTACACGTAAATTATGTAATCATTATGATATTAAGACGCCACTTAAATCCTATCACGAGCACAATAAAGACCAACAGACAGACTATATGATTGAACAGTTATTGTCTGGTATAGATATTGCATTGGTTTCGGATGCAGGTTTACCATTGATTAGTGATCCAGGATATGAATTAGTAGTAGAGGCACGTCAACATGATATCAAAGTTGAAACAATACCAGGACCTAATGCAGGTTTGACCGCTTTAATGGCAAGTGGATTACCTTCATATACGTATACATTTTTAGGATTTTTACCTAGAAAAGATAAAGAAAAACAAAATGTGTTGTCAGAACGAATGTTCCAAAGTAGTACACTTATTATATATGAGTCGCCTCATAGAGTGACCGATACGCTAAAAGTGATTGATAAAATAGATTCACAAAGAAGAGTATCATTGGGACGAGAATTAACAAAGAAATTCGAACAAATTGTAACTGCAGATGTAAATACATTATTAACTATGTTGCAAAATAGTGAGATTCCATTAAAGGGAGAATTTGTCATATTAATTGAAGGCGCTGAAGCTGAAATTTCTACAACATGGTTTGATGATATGTCAATTGAAGAACATGTCGACTATTATATCAAAGAAAAAAATATCAAACCGAAAGCAGCGATTAAAATGGTTGCAGAAGATCGCCAAAGCAGAACTAGTGAAATATATAATATTTATCATCAAGTGGATTAA
- a CDS encoding lysine decarboxylase → MNLPISKKLHELISQQSISMHVPGHKNMTIGQLESLDLKMDMTEITGLDDLHHPEDIILESMSNFNKHRDYDAYLLVNGTTSGILSVIQALAYESGNYFIPRNVHKSVFHGLELANQKATLTNMKVSSTSYHYIAPNFKGLDLSQHKLAIMTYPNYYGETYSIQTDIDLLHSNNVPVLVDEAHGAHFGLDGFPDSTLNYGADYVVQSYHKTLPALTMGSVLFIHKDAPYKESIKQYLSYFQTSSPSYLVMASLELAQTFYQNYDSDLFFEKRHILSNVLKRKSFVVKEVDDPLKMLISYPGYSGYEIQKWFEKEHIFVELADEYQILFVLPLWHKDDKYPFEILIDKIKSMVLPKEKKDVLIYPQLMTESGTFLPMIYNKVKWIDISHSEGKLLAQHVIPYPPGVPILFKGEKITLNMIKLINQYQHSNMKVEGIKNNQILIKDE, encoded by the coding sequence TTGAATTTACCAATATCAAAAAAATTACATGAATTAATATCACAACAAAGTATTTCCATGCATGTGCCTGGTCATAAAAATATGACTATAGGTCAGTTGGAATCATTGGATTTGAAAATGGATATGACAGAAATCACTGGATTGGACGATTTACATCATCCAGAAGATATCATTTTAGAAAGTATGTCAAACTTTAATAAACATAGAGATTACGATGCTTATCTATTAGTCAATGGTACTACTTCTGGTATTTTATCTGTAATCCAAGCCTTGGCATATGAATCTGGAAACTATTTCATACCTAGAAATGTACATAAATCAGTTTTTCACGGATTGGAATTAGCGAATCAAAAAGCGACTTTAACAAACATGAAGGTAAGTTCAACATCCTATCATTATATAGCTCCTAACTTTAAAGGATTAGATTTGAGTCAACATAAATTAGCGATTATGACTTATCCCAATTATTATGGAGAAACTTACTCAATTCAAACTGATATAGACTTATTGCATTCTAATAATGTTCCAGTACTCGTTGATGAGGCACATGGTGCACATTTCGGTTTAGATGGATTTCCTGATTCTACATTAAATTATGGTGCTGATTATGTAGTTCAGTCTTATCATAAAACATTACCTGCACTTACAATGGGGTCAGTGTTATTTATACATAAAGATGCCCCTTATAAAGAAAGCATCAAACAATATTTATCTTATTTTCAAACGTCTAGCCCATCATATTTAGTCATGGCAAGTTTGGAGTTAGCACAAACATTTTATCAAAATTATGATAGTGACTTATTTTTTGAGAAAAGACATATACTCTCGAATGTTTTAAAACGTAAAAGTTTTGTTGTTAAAGAGGTTGATGACCCATTAAAAATGTTGATTTCTTACCCAGGTTATTCGGGGTATGAAATTCAAAAATGGTTTGAGAAGGAACATATATTTGTAGAGTTAGCAGACGAATATCAAATCTTATTTGTATTACCGTTATGGCATAAAGATGATAAATATCCTTTTGAGATATTAATAGATAAAATTAAAAGTATGGTCTTACCGAAAGAAAAGAAAGATGTGTTGATATACCCACAGCTTATGACAGAAAGTGGTACATTTTTACCTATGATATATAACAAAGTTAAATGGATTGATATTAGTCATTCAGAAGGAAAATTGTTAGCTCAACACGTTATACCTTATCCACCAGGTGTACCGATTCTGTTTAAAGGAGAAAAAATCACTTTAAATATGATAAAATTAATAAATCAATATCAACATTCAAATATGAAAGTTGAAGGAATAAAGAATAATCAAATATTAATTAAGGATGAATAA
- a CDS encoding stage 0 sporulation family protein produces MPDVIGVQFQKAGKLEYYAPKDLQIEMDDWVVVESKRGIEIGLVKMPTRAVDDGDVSLPLKEVMRIATQQDIDTYNNNAMDAEKALALCKEVVAQQELDMRLVNCEYTLDKSKVIFNFTADDRIDFRKLVKVLAQNLKTRIELRQIGVRDEAKLLGGIGPCGRSLCCSTFLGDFEPVSIKMAKDQNLSLNPAKISGACGRLMCCLKYENDYYEEARAQLPDVGDSIETPDGNGQVVGLNILDISMQVKIDGMEQPLEYKMEEIEAFN; encoded by the coding sequence ATGCCAGATGTAATAGGTGTCCAGTTTCAAAAAGCTGGAAAGTTAGAATATTATGCACCTAAAGATTTACAAATTGAAATGGACGATTGGGTAGTAGTGGAATCTAAGCGAGGCATAGAAATAGGATTAGTAAAAATGCCTACGAGAGCTGTAGATGATGGTGATGTTTCTCTTCCATTAAAAGAAGTAATGAGAATAGCGACACAACAAGATATTGATACCTACAATAATAATGCAATGGATGCTGAGAAGGCACTTGCACTATGTAAAGAGGTAGTAGCACAACAGGAATTGGATATGAGATTAGTTAATTGTGAATATACATTAGACAAATCAAAAGTCATTTTCAATTTTACTGCTGACGATCGTATTGACTTTAGAAAGTTAGTAAAAGTATTAGCACAAAACTTGAAAACAAGAATAGAATTAAGACAGATCGGTGTGCGAGACGAAGCTAAATTATTAGGTGGTATAGGGCCATGTGGACGCTCTTTATGCTGTTCAACTTTTTTAGGCGATTTCGAACCTGTGTCTATTAAAATGGCTAAAGACCAAAACTTGTCACTCAACCCTGCTAAAATTTCGGGCGCATGTGGGCGCTTAATGTGTTGCTTAAAATATGAAAACGATTATTATGAAGAAGCACGTGCTCAATTACCAGACGTAGGTGACTCAATTGAAACGCCTGATGGTAATGGCCAAGTAGTTGGATTAAATATCTTAGATATATCTATGCAAGTTAAAATAGACGGTATGGAACAACCATTAGAATATAAAATGGAAGAAATTGAAGCATTTAATTAA
- a CDS encoding tRNA1(Val) (adenine(37)-N6)-methyltransferase translates to MLKDNERLDLLIKEDLKIIQNDDVFSFSTDALLLGDFTEIRKKDKIIDICSGNGVIPLILSHKGSQTIEGIEIQQQLVDMAQRSFKYNQLDDRLLMHHMDVKNVYHYFKPSQYTIVTCNPPYFKDNQLHQHQKEAHKIARHEILCKLEDCLMAARHLLKQGGRLYMVHRAERMMDVLTEMRRVNIEPKRLTFVYSKHDRDAQTILIEGRKSGNQGLDITKPFYIYQEDGTYSKEMKGIYYG, encoded by the coding sequence ATGTTAAAAGATAATGAGAGGTTAGACTTACTAATCAAAGAAGATTTGAAGATTATTCAAAATGATGATGTATTTTCATTCTCAACTGACGCTTTGTTATTAGGGGATTTTACCGAAATTAGAAAGAAAGACAAAATTATCGATATATGTTCTGGTAACGGCGTTATACCATTGATACTTTCCCATAAAGGGAGCCAAACTATTGAAGGTATCGAAATTCAACAACAACTTGTGGATATGGCACAGAGAAGTTTTAAGTATAATCAATTAGATGACCGATTACTCATGCATCATATGGATGTCAAAAATGTATATCATTATTTCAAACCCTCACAATATACGATTGTTACATGTAACCCGCCATATTTTAAAGATAATCAGTTGCATCAACATCAAAAAGAAGCACATAAAATTGCTAGACATGAAATCTTATGTAAATTAGAAGATTGCTTAATGGCTGCTAGGCACTTATTAAAGCAAGGTGGAAGATTATATATGGTGCATAGAGCTGAAAGAATGATGGATGTACTAACTGAAATGAGACGTGTTAATATTGAACCGAAGCGACTAACGTTTGTTTATAGTAAGCATGATAGAGATGCACAAACGATTTTAATAGAAGGCAGAAAGTCAGGAAATCAAGGCTTAGATATTACAAAGCCATTTTATATTTATCAAGAAGATGGCACGTACTCAAAAGAAATGAAGGGTATATATTATGGATAA
- a CDS encoding GNAT family N-acetyltransferase: MIIRALEKTDLQYLHNLNNEYSIMSYWFEEPYQSLSELESLYQKHILDESERRFVIEEDQQSIGVVELLEINFIHRTCEVLIIVDPQFANRGYAKKAFKMAVDYAFLVLNMHKVYLYVDVNNEKAVHIYKSNNFEIEGKLKEHFYTRGEYRDCYVMGLLKRNWVNQQDDDLSHIR, translated from the coding sequence ATGATCATTAGAGCTTTAGAAAAAACAGATTTACAATATTTACATAATTTGAATAATGAATATTCAATTATGTCTTATTGGTTTGAAGAGCCTTATCAATCATTAAGTGAATTAGAATCGTTATACCAAAAGCATATTTTAGATGAATCAGAAAGACGATTTGTTATTGAAGAGGATCAACAATCCATTGGTGTTGTTGAGTTATTAGAAATTAATTTTATACATAGAACTTGTGAAGTGTTGATTATAGTTGACCCGCAATTTGCGAATAGAGGTTATGCGAAAAAAGCGTTTAAGATGGCAGTAGATTATGCGTTTTTAGTGCTTAACATGCATAAAGTATATTTATATGTAGATGTAAATAATGAGAAGGCAGTACATATTTATAAAAGTAATAACTTTGAAATTGAAGGAAAATTAAAAGAACACTTCTATACAAGAGGAGAATATAGAGACTGCTATGTCATGGGACTATTAAAACGAAATTGGGTTAATCAACAAGATGATGATTTATCTCATATAAGATAG
- the tmk gene encoding dTMP kinase — protein sequence MSAFITFEGPEGSGKTTVLKAVAEKLAQHYDVISTREPGGVPTGEEIRKVVLEGNQMDIRTEAMLFAASRREHLVEKVIPALRNNQIVLCDRYIDSSLAYQGYARGIGIEEVKALNEFAINGLYPDLTIYLDVSAEVGRERILSNQRDQNRLDQEDIDFHEKVIEGYHQVIHNEPERFVQIDADQSIEEVVLATYQSIIKYLK from the coding sequence ATGTCAGCATTTATAACATTTGAAGGGCCAGAAGGTTCAGGGAAAACAACGGTTTTAAAAGCAGTGGCTGAAAAGTTAGCTCAGCACTATGATGTTATATCGACCCGTGAACCTGGTGGTGTTCCAACAGGCGAAGAGATAAGAAAAGTCGTACTAGAAGGCAATCAAATGGATATTAGGACTGAAGCAATGCTATTTGCGGCATCGAGACGAGAACATTTAGTAGAAAAAGTAATACCTGCTTTGAGAAACAACCAAATTGTTCTTTGTGATAGATATATTGATAGTTCGTTAGCATATCAAGGGTACGCGAGAGGTATCGGAATTGAAGAAGTGAAAGCTTTAAACGAATTTGCAATTAATGGACTATATCCAGATTTAACGATTTATTTAGATGTTTCTGCTGAAGTAGGACGTGAGAGAATCCTCAGTAATCAAAGAGATCAGAATCGCTTAGATCAAGAGGATATTGATTTTCATGAAAAAGTCATTGAGGGATATCATCAAGTGATACATAATGAACCAGAACGTTTTGTTCAGATAGATGCAGATCAATCAATTGAAGAAGTTGTGTTAGCTACATATCAATCTATCATCAAATATTTAAAATAA
- a CDS encoding YbaB/EbfC family nucleoid-associated protein yields the protein MRGGGNMQQMMKQMQKMQKKMEQEQEKLKEERVEGTAGGSMVTVTVTGHKEVVDVQIKEDAVDPDDVEMLQDLVLAATNEAMNKADKLTQERLGKHTQGLNIPGM from the coding sequence ATGCGCGGTGGCGGAAATATGCAACAAATGATGAAACAAATGCAAAAAATGCAAAAGAAAATGGAACAAGAACAGGAAAAATTAAAAGAAGAACGTGTAGAAGGTACAGCTGGTGGCAGTATGGTTACTGTAACTGTTACTGGACATAAAGAAGTCGTAGATGTACAAATCAAAGAAGATGCAGTAGATCCAGATGACGTTGAAATGTTACAAGACTTAGTATTAGCAGCTACTAATGAAGCGATGAACAAAGCTGACAAGTTAACACAAGAACGCTTAGGTAAACATACTCAAGGCTTAAATATCCCTGGAATGTGA
- a CDS encoding cyclic-di-AMP receptor, whose product MKMIIAIVQDQDSQELSDQLVKNDFRATKLATTGGFLKAGNTTFLCGVNDDRVDDLLSVINNTCGNREQLVSPITPMGGSADSYIPYPVEVEVGGATVFVMPIEAFHQF is encoded by the coding sequence ATGAAGATGATTATAGCAATCGTCCAAGACCAAGACAGCCAAGAACTTTCAGACCAACTTGTCAAAAATGATTTTAGAGCAACAAAATTAGCAACAACAGGTGGTTTCTTAAAAGCCGGTAATACAACGTTCTTATGTGGTGTTAATGATGACCGTGTAGACGATTTATTATCAGTTATAAACAATACTTGTGGTAATAGAGAACAACTTGTGTCTCCTATTACACCAATGGGTGGTAGTGCAGATTCTTACATACCATATCCAGTTGAAGTGGAAGTTGGCGGCGCAACGGTATTCGTAATGCCTATTGAAGCTTTCCATCAATTTTAA
- the recR gene encoding recombination mediator RecR, with product MHYPEPISKLIDSFMKLPGIGPKTAQRLAFHTLDMKEDDVVQFAKALVDVKRELTYCSVCGHITEKDPCYICEDKQRDRSVICVVEDDKDVIAMEKMREFKGLYHVLHGSISPMDGIGPEDINIPALVERLKNDEVKELILAMNPNLEGESTAMYISRLVKPIGIKVTRLAQGLSVGGDLEYADEVTLSKAIAGRTEM from the coding sequence ATGCATTATCCAGAACCTATATCCAAACTTATAGATAGTTTTATGAAATTGCCAGGCATTGGTCCTAAGACCGCTCAACGTCTGGCATTTCACACATTAGATATGAAAGAAGATGACGTCGTTCAATTTGCGAAAGCACTCGTAGATGTAAAGCGTGAACTTACCTATTGTAGTGTGTGCGGACATATAACTGAAAAAGACCCTTGTTATATTTGCGAAGATAAACAAAGAGATCGCTCGGTCATTTGCGTCGTTGAAGATGATAAAGATGTTATTGCAATGGAAAAAATGAGAGAGTTTAAAGGTTTATACCATGTTCTACATGGCTCAATATCACCTATGGATGGTATAGGCCCTGAGGACATTAATATACCAGCATTAGTTGAACGCTTGAAAAATGATGAAGTTAAAGAGTTAATACTCGCAATGAACCCAAATCTTGAAGGTGAATCAACAGCAATGTATATTTCTCGTCTCGTCAAACCAATAGGCATTAAAGTCACTCGTTTAGCACAAGGATTATCTGTTGGTGGAGATTTAGAATATGCAGATGAAGTAACGTTATCCAAAGCGATTGCAGGTAGAACCGAAATGTAG